One window of the Eucalyptus grandis isolate ANBG69807.140 chromosome 8, ASM1654582v1, whole genome shotgun sequence genome contains the following:
- the LOC104414597 gene encoding serine/threonine receptor-like kinase NFP produces MTAKLHQPTLLLLLLILVGVFLHRSHAQPNITGYNCTASQTGYPCRTYAFYRGALAPNYTDLASIGDLFGVSRLMIAEPSNISASAAALSAPLVADQPLLVPLTCGCNPTNGTNNISSANTNYTIRSGDTFYLVSTGAFENLTSYQSVEVVNPSLVPTNLSIGDDVVFPIFCKCPNTTQVAGGVNYLVSYVLQSSDNLSSVASRFGVSEQSIVDINGNSTKTTETLFVPVSKLPNLTQPNVSAAAPAAPPAAKEERTGLIVGLAIGVGLLGAFLILGIGLLVHRERSREKRGPGGLEGDGGEKRQAYGDKGSREMEVNLLADVTDCLDKYRVFGIDELKEATEGFSPRCLIQGSVYKGCVDGEMFAIKKMKWNAYEELKILQKVNHGNLVRLEGFCIDPEDANCYLVYEFIPSGSLHSWLHEAGHRGRLDWKTRLRIAVDVANGLQYIHEHTRPRVVHKDIKSSNILLDSNMRAKIANFGLAKSGCNAITMHIVGTQGYIAPEYLSDGVVSTRMDVFSFGVVLLELVSGREATDEEGRVMWAAAVEAFGGRSTEEIGKAERLKGWMDEGLLADEACSTESVASVMSIAISCLNRDPSKRPSMVEIVYALCRSDDIFDFSEDASSTDAQVLAR; encoded by the exons atgacaGCCAAACTCCACCAGCCCACtctcctcctgctcctcctcaTCCTCGTCGGCGTCTTCCTCCACCGCTCGCACGCGCAGCCCAACATCACCGGCTACAACTGCACGGCGAGCCAGACCGGCTACCCCTGCCGGACCTACGCCTTCTACCGGGGCGCCCTCGCCCCGAACTACACCGACCTCGCCTCCATCGGCGACCTCTTCGGCGTCAGCCGCCTCATGATCGCCGAACCCAGCAACatctccgcctccgccgccgccctgTCCGCCCCCCTCGTCGCCGACCAGCCCCTGCTCGTCCCCCTGACCTGCGGCTGCAACCCCACCAACGGCACCAACAACATCTCCAGCGCCAACACCAACTACACCATCCGCTCCGGCGACACCTTCTACCTCGTCTCCACCGGGGCCTTCGAGAACCTCACCTCGTACCAGTCGGTCGAGGTCGTGAACCCGTCCCTGGTCCCCACGAACCTGAGCATCGGGGACGACGTGGTGTTCCCCATCTTCTGCAAGTGCCCGAACACGACCCAGGTGGCGGGCGGGGTCAATTACCTGGTCTCGTACGTGCTCCAGTCCAGCGACAACCTCTCGAGCGTCGCGTCGAGATTCGGGGTCTCGGAACAGAGCATCGTGGACATCAACGGCAACAGCACCAAAACCACCGAGACCCTCTTCGTGCCCGTCTCCAAGCTCCCGAATCTGACCCAACCCAAcgtctccgccgccgcccccgccgccccTCCGGCCGCGAAGGAGGAGAGGACGGGGCTCATCGTGGGGCTGGCCATCGGGGTCGGACTCCTCGGGGCGTTCTTGATTCTGGGGATCGGGCTCTTGGTTCACAGGGAGAGATCGAGGGAGAAGAGGGGACCGGGCGGGTTGGAGGGAGACGGAGGGGAGAAGAGGCAGGCGTACGGCGACAAAGGGTCGCGGGAGATGGAGGTGAACCTGCTGGCCGACGTGACGGACTGCCTGGACAAGTACCGGGTGTTCGGGATCGACGAGCTGAAGGAGGCGACGGAAGGGTTCAGCCCCAGGTGCCTGATCCAGGGGTCGGTGTACAAGGGCTGCGTCGACGGCGAGATGTTCGCGATCAAGAAGATGAAGTGGAACGCCTACGAGGAGCTCAAGATTCTGCAGAAG GTGAACCATGGCAACCTAGTGAGGCTGGAGGGCTTCTGCATCGACCCGGAGGACGCGAACTGCTACCTCGTCTACGAGTTCATCCCGAGCGGGTCGCTCCACTCGTGGCTCCACGAGGCCGGCCACCGGGGGAGGCTGGATTGGAAGACCCGGCTGCGCATCGCCGTCGATGTGGCCAACGGCCTCCAGTACATCCACGAGCATACCCGCCCGCGGGTCGTCCACAAGGACATCAAGAGCAGCAACATCCTGCTCGACTCCAACATGCGGGCCAAGATCGCCAACTTCGGCCTCGCCAAGTCGGGCTGCAACGCCATCACCATGCACATCGTGGGCACCCAGGGCTACATCGCCCCCGAGTACCTGTCCGACGGGGTCGTGTCCACGAGGATGGACGTGTTCTCCTTCGGGGTCGTCCTGCTTGAGCTGGTCTCGGGGAGGGAGGCGACGGACGAGGAGGGGAGGGTGATGTGGGCCGCCGCCGTCGAGGCCTTCGGAGGGAGGAGCACCgaggagatcgggaaggccgaGAGGCTGAAGGGATGGATGGACGAGGGCCTGCTGGCGGACGAGGCGTGCTCGACGGAGAGCGTCGCGAGCGTGATGAGCATCGCGATCTCGTGCTTGAACCGGGATCCGTCAAAGAGGCCGAGCATGGTGGAAATCGTGTACGCCTTGTGCAGGAGCGACGACATCTTTGATTTTTCGGAGGACGCATCATCAACTGATGCTCAAGTTTTggcaagatga